In the genome of Vibrio sp. NTOU-M3, one region contains:
- a CDS encoding glutamate synthase subunit beta, with protein sequence MGKPTGFLEHGRELPQKIDPAERIKNNKEFVLNEEFGDKINTQASRCMDCGVPFCHNGCPIGNIIPEFNDAVYRDSWEEAWNILSSTNNFPEFTGRVCPAPCESACVLGINQDPITICNIEKTIVETAYREGYAKPKTPRSRTGKTVAIIGSGPAGLAAAEQLNSAGHTVTVFERDEKVGGLLRFGIPDFKLGMDVIDRKINLMAEAGIEFKVNQHVGVNVNAQQLRQEFDVVLLTGGSTVPRDLPVPGRELKGVHFAMEFLGQNNRRANDMDLKGEELHAAGKHVVVIGGGDTGSDCVGTSNRHGAASITQVEIMPIPPEKRPANMPWPQYPMILRTSTSHEEGVDRHWNILTKEFIGNDKGEVTGLRLADIVWQDAKPGERPSFKEVEGSERVIPCDMAFLAMGFLHPEPTGVLAQLDIALDDRGNVATQGFATNQEGVFAAGDMRTGQSLVVRCINEGRECARAIDDYLMGGTNLEAKANSLMLSA encoded by the coding sequence ATGGGTAAGCCTACTGGATTTTTAGAGCATGGTCGTGAACTACCACAGAAGATCGACCCAGCTGAACGCATCAAGAACAACAAAGAGTTCGTTCTGAACGAGGAGTTTGGTGACAAGATCAATACTCAGGCTTCTCGTTGTATGGATTGTGGTGTGCCGTTTTGTCATAACGGCTGCCCTATCGGTAACATCATCCCAGAGTTTAACGATGCGGTTTATCGTGATAGCTGGGAAGAAGCATGGAACATTCTAAGCTCAACCAATAACTTCCCAGAGTTCACTGGTCGTGTTTGCCCTGCTCCATGTGAAAGTGCTTGTGTACTTGGCATCAACCAAGACCCAATCACTATCTGTAATATCGAGAAAACCATCGTAGAAACGGCGTATCGTGAAGGGTACGCCAAACCAAAAACACCACGTTCTCGCACAGGCAAAACCGTTGCGATCATTGGTTCGGGCCCTGCTGGCCTTGCGGCTGCTGAGCAGCTAAACAGCGCCGGTCATACTGTGACGGTATTCGAGCGTGACGAGAAAGTAGGCGGTCTGCTGCGTTTTGGTATCCCAGATTTCAAACTGGGTATGGACGTGATTGATCGTAAGATCAACCTGATGGCAGAAGCGGGTATTGAATTCAAAGTTAACCAACATGTTGGTGTTAATGTGAATGCCCAGCAGCTACGTCAAGAATTCGATGTGGTTCTACTGACTGGTGGTTCAACTGTTCCTCGTGATTTGCCAGTTCCGGGTCGTGAACTAAAAGGCGTTCACTTCGCAATGGAATTCCTAGGTCAAAACAACCGCCGTGCCAACGACATGGATCTTAAGGGTGAAGAACTTCACGCCGCGGGTAAACATGTTGTGGTGATCGGTGGTGGTGATACGGGTTCTGACTGTGTAGGTACATCAAACCGCCACGGTGCAGCAAGCATCACTCAGGTTGAAATCATGCCGATTCCACCAGAGAAACGCCCTGCCAATATGCCATGGCCACAGTACCCGATGATCTTGCGTACTTCGACGTCTCATGAAGAAGGCGTTGATCGTCACTGGAACATCCTAACCAAAGAGTTCATCGGCAATGACAAAGGTGAAGTTACAGGCCTTCGTTTAGCTGATATCGTTTGGCAAGATGCGAAACCAGGCGAGCGCCCAAGCTTCAAAGAAGTTGAAGGTAGCGAGCGTGTGATCCCATGTGATATGGCATTCCTAGCGATGGGCTTCCTGCACCCAGAACCAACAGGTGTACTTGCTCAATTGGATATCGCACTGGATGATCGCGGTAACGTAGCAACTCAAGGTTTTGCTACTAACCAAGAAGGCGTATTTGCAGCTGGTGATATGCGAACAGGCCAATCTTTGGTGGTTCGTTGTATCAATGAAGGCCGCGAATGTGCCCGTGCTATCGATGATTACCTAATGGGTGGCACAAACCTAGAAGCAAAAGCAAATTCATTGATGCTTTCTGCTTAA
- a CDS encoding DUF1499 domain-containing protein, producing the protein MKKAALLSIALLGLAACSQGVTTMVDRSQSPCGDKPNCVSTQDTREEYNLTPFTLTESANIDAVEQAALELPGAKTAVKEGNYLRIECTSKIMRFVDDLELKIEGDQLIVRSESRVGYSDLGVNRKRAVELRELLKINNLIE; encoded by the coding sequence ATGAAAAAAGCCGCTCTCCTTTCTATCGCTTTGCTCGGCTTAGCCGCTTGTAGCCAAGGAGTCACAACCATGGTGGATCGCTCCCAATCACCTTGTGGTGACAAACCAAACTGCGTTTCCACCCAAGACACACGTGAAGAATACAACCTAACGCCATTCACCCTAACCGAATCCGCGAACATCGATGCCGTTGAGCAAGCCGCGCTTGAACTGCCAGGCGCGAAAACAGCGGTGAAAGAAGGTAATTACCTGCGTATCGAGTGCACATCGAAAATCATGCGCTTTGTGGACGATTTAGAACTCAAGATCGAAGGCGACCAGCTCATTGTTCGCTCAGAATCTCGCGTTGGCTATTCAGATCTTGGTGTTAATCGAAAGCGAGCGGTTGAGCTTCGAGAGCTATTGAAAATAAACAACCTTATAGAGTGA
- a CDS encoding FAD-dependent oxidoreductase — translation MSQNVYQFIDVQRVDPAKKPIKVRKIEFVEIYEPFTKQQATAQADRCLDCGNPYCEWKCPVHNYIPQWLKLANEGRILEAVELSHQTNSLPEVCGRVCPQDRLCEGSCTLNDDFGAVTIGNVEKYITDKAFEMGWKPDMSKVEWTDKKVAIIGAGPAGLAAADILVRNGVKPVVFDRYPEIGGLLTFGIPSFKLEKGVMENRRRVFTEMGVEFQMNVEVGKDVQMQELLDEYDAVFLGVGTYKYMRAGLENEGAPGVYDALPFLISNTYKVMGLEHDKPFIDMAKQRVVVLGGGDTAMDCVRTSIRQGASNVVCAYRRDEANMPGSRREVKNAKEEGVKFMFNLQPLGIEVDASGKVSGVKVVKTALGEPDDAGRRRPEPVEGSEHVLPADVVIMAFGFQPHKMDWLAPFDVDLDQWGRIKAPAKQEFQFQTSNEKIFAGGDAVRGSDLVVTAIDEGRKAAEGILDYLEI, via the coding sequence ATGAGTCAGAACGTTTATCAATTTATCGATGTTCAACGCGTAGATCCTGCGAAGAAGCCTATCAAAGTTCGTAAGATCGAGTTCGTTGAAATCTATGAACCATTTACCAAACAACAAGCGACTGCGCAGGCGGATCGCTGCTTGGATTGTGGTAACCCATATTGTGAATGGAAGTGCCCAGTCCACAACTACATCCCGCAATGGCTAAAGTTAGCCAATGAAGGTCGTATCCTTGAAGCCGTTGAATTGTCACACCAAACTAACAGCTTGCCTGAAGTTTGTGGTCGAGTTTGTCCGCAAGATCGCCTGTGTGAGGGCTCTTGTACTCTCAATGATGACTTTGGCGCTGTCACCATAGGTAACGTTGAAAAATACATTACCGACAAAGCCTTCGAAATGGGCTGGAAGCCTGATATGTCCAAGGTCGAGTGGACCGATAAAAAGGTTGCCATCATTGGTGCAGGCCCAGCAGGCTTGGCTGCCGCTGATATCCTAGTCCGCAATGGCGTGAAACCTGTCGTATTTGACCGCTATCCTGAAATTGGAGGCCTACTGACCTTCGGTATCCCTTCATTCAAACTTGAAAAAGGCGTGATGGAAAATCGTCGACGCGTCTTCACCGAGATGGGCGTTGAGTTCCAGATGAATGTCGAAGTAGGTAAAGATGTGCAGATGCAAGAGCTACTTGATGAGTACGATGCCGTCTTTTTGGGTGTTGGTACTTACAAGTACATGCGTGCGGGACTAGAAAATGAAGGTGCGCCGGGCGTTTACGATGCTCTTCCATTCTTGATTTCAAATACGTACAAGGTCATGGGCTTGGAGCACGACAAACCATTTATCGACATGGCAAAGCAACGCGTCGTCGTACTCGGTGGTGGTGATACCGCGATGGACTGTGTTCGTACCTCTATCCGCCAAGGCGCTTCAAACGTTGTATGTGCTTACCGTCGTGATGAAGCCAATATGCCTGGTTCTCGCCGCGAGGTGAAAAACGCCAAGGAAGAAGGTGTGAAGTTCATGTTCAACCTTCAGCCTTTAGGAATTGAAGTCGATGCGTCAGGCAAAGTATCGGGAGTCAAAGTGGTGAAAACTGCCCTTGGTGAGCCTGATGACGCAGGTCGTCGCCGTCCAGAGCCCGTCGAAGGCAGCGAGCACGTTCTACCAGCAGACGTCGTGATCATGGCGTTTGGTTTCCAACCACACAAAATGGATTGGTTAGCACCGTTTGATGTCGACTTGGATCAGTGGGGTCGTATCAAAGCCCCTGCGAAACAAGAGTTCCAATTCCAAACCAGCAACGAAAAGATCTTCGCGGGTGGCGATGCGGTACGAGGCTCAGATCTGGTCGTGACCGCTATTGATGAAGGTCGAAAAGCGGCAGAAGGCATTCTCGATTATTTAGAAATTTAA
- the gltB gene encoding glutamate synthase large subunit has protein sequence MALYDPSLEKDNCGFGLIAHMEGEQSHKLVRTAISALDRMTHRGGIAADGKTGDGCGLLLQKPDSYLRLIAEENGFNLGKQYAVGMIFFNQDPVKAQLAKDIINKELAQETLTVAGWREVPTNSEVLGPIAADSLPDIQQVFISAPAGWRERDIERRLYIARRRIEKQITEDPDFYICSLSTQVLVYKGLCMPADLPRFYLDLADLRMESAICLFHQRFSTNTQPRWPLAQPFRYLAHNGEINTIEGNRQWARARAYKFSSPLLPDLQTAAPFVNETGSDSSSLDNMLDLFLSGGMDIFRAMRMLVPPAWQNHPDMDPDLRAFYDFNSKHMEPWDGPAGIVLSDGRYAACNLDRNGLRPARYVITKDKFITLASEVGIWDYAPDEVAEKGRVGPGELLVVDTRKGKLWQSSEIDNDLKSRHPYREWMENNVRKLTPFAQLPEDQVGERSFDEDLLKTYQKQFAMSNEEVDQVLRVLGDMGQEAVGSMGDDTPMAVLSSKERLVTDYFRQKFAQVTNPPIDPLREKHVMSLATSIGQEMNVFCETDGHAYRVTFDSPVLLYSDMQQLLELGDDHYRNTILDINYDPQQKDLKQAIDDLCEQAEHVVREGTVLVVLSDRALVKGKLPIPAAMAVGAVQTRLIDANLRCDANIVVETATARDPHQFAVLLGFGATAVYPYLAYEALGKLIDDKALEKDYRDVMQNYQYGINKGLYKIMSKMGISTIASYRCSQLFEAVGLSQEVVDLCFKGVTTRIEGANFDDFQQDLYNLSRKAWAKRKAIEHGGLLKYVHGGEYHAYNPDVVGTLQTAVKSGESNDYQSFAKQVNQRPVAMLRDLMSLKKSDSPLPLEQIEPSTELFKRFDSAAMSIGALSPEAHEALATAMNRLGGYSNSGEGGEDPRRFGTERNSRIKQIASGRFGVTPHYLTNADVLQIKVAQGAKPGEGGQLPGHKVTAEIAKLRYSVQGVTLISPPPHHDIYSIEDLAQLIFDLKQVNPNALVSVKLVSEPGVGTIATGVAKAYADLITISGYDGGTAASPLTSVKYAGSPWELGLAETQQALVANGLRHKIRLQVDGGLKTGLDVVKAAILGAESFGFGTAPMVAMGCKFLRICHLNNCATGVATQDETLRKEYFKGLPEMVMNYFIGLADEVRGLLAELGVEKLTDLIGRTDLLETVEGLTAKQTKLDLSNILEAPVSPEGHLLYWTQPNTPFDKAELNNKIIEDALQAVEKRQSASFFYNVINTDRSVGARLSGEIAQRYGNQGMAATPIKLHLDGTAGQSFGVWNAGGIELYLTGDANDYVGKGMAGGKVVIKPHLGTAFKCNEATIIGNTCLYGATGGKLFAAGKAGERFGVRNSGTIAVIEGAGDNACEYMTGGIVAILGATGVNFGAGMTGGFAYVLDENQDFQGRVNNESVEAISLSDLYIHQEHLRGLIAEHLEETGSSHAEDILANFDEWIPKFYLVKPQAADLRTLLGHQSRSAAELRVQAQ, from the coding sequence ATGGCTCTTTATGATCCAAGTCTTGAGAAAGACAACTGTGGATTTGGCTTAATCGCGCACATGGAAGGCGAGCAAAGTCACAAGCTGGTACGTACAGCAATTTCTGCACTTGATCGCATGACCCATCGTGGTGGCATCGCCGCCGATGGAAAAACCGGTGATGGTTGTGGTCTTCTTCTACAAAAGCCCGATTCTTATTTACGCCTTATCGCCGAAGAAAATGGCTTCAACCTTGGCAAGCAATACGCCGTTGGGATGATTTTCTTCAACCAAGATCCGGTGAAAGCTCAACTCGCCAAAGACATCATCAACAAAGAGCTCGCACAAGAGACTCTGACGGTGGCAGGGTGGCGTGAAGTACCAACCAATTCAGAAGTACTCGGCCCAATCGCCGCCGATTCACTTCCAGACATTCAACAAGTCTTTATCTCTGCTCCGGCAGGTTGGCGCGAGCGTGACATTGAGCGTCGTCTCTACATCGCACGTCGTCGCATCGAGAAACAAATCACTGAAGATCCAGATTTCTACATCTGTAGCTTGTCGACACAAGTTTTGGTGTACAAAGGCTTGTGCATGCCTGCGGACTTACCGCGCTTCTACCTTGATCTTGCTGATTTACGCATGGAATCTGCTATCTGCCTGTTCCACCAGCGTTTTTCAACAAATACTCAGCCTCGTTGGCCTCTGGCTCAACCGTTCCGTTACCTTGCTCATAATGGTGAGATCAATACCATTGAAGGTAACCGCCAATGGGCACGAGCGCGAGCTTACAAGTTCTCGTCACCACTGCTGCCAGACCTACAAACCGCAGCACCGTTTGTGAACGAGACAGGTTCAGATTCTTCCAGCTTAGATAATATGTTGGATCTATTCCTTTCTGGCGGTATGGATATCTTCCGTGCCATGCGCATGCTTGTGCCACCAGCATGGCAAAACCACCCAGACATGGACCCGGATCTGCGAGCGTTTTACGACTTCAACTCCAAGCACATGGAGCCGTGGGATGGTCCGGCAGGTATAGTACTGTCCGACGGCCGTTACGCTGCCTGCAACCTAGACCGTAATGGTTTGCGCCCAGCACGTTATGTGATTACTAAAGACAAATTTATCACCCTGGCATCAGAGGTAGGGATTTGGGATTACGCTCCCGATGAAGTTGCCGAAAAAGGCCGTGTTGGTCCGGGTGAACTGCTGGTTGTCGATACTCGTAAAGGGAAGCTCTGGCAGTCTAGCGAGATCGATAACGATCTGAAATCTCGTCACCCTTACCGCGAGTGGATGGAAAACAACGTTCGAAAACTCACACCTTTTGCTCAGCTACCTGAAGATCAAGTTGGCGAGCGCAGCTTTGATGAAGACTTGCTTAAGACTTATCAAAAGCAATTCGCCATGAGCAATGAAGAAGTCGATCAAGTACTGCGTGTCCTTGGTGATATGGGACAAGAAGCGGTCGGCTCCATGGGTGATGACACCCCGATGGCCGTCTTATCCTCTAAAGAGCGCTTGGTAACTGATTACTTCCGCCAAAAGTTTGCTCAGGTAACCAACCCGCCAATCGATCCATTGCGTGAAAAACACGTAATGTCACTGGCGACCAGTATTGGTCAGGAGATGAACGTCTTCTGTGAAACCGATGGCCACGCCTATCGAGTGACCTTCGATTCGCCGGTATTACTTTACTCAGACATGCAGCAGTTACTCGAGCTTGGTGACGATCACTACCGTAATACCATTCTCGATATCAACTACGATCCACAACAGAAAGATCTTAAACAAGCCATTGATGATCTGTGTGAGCAAGCCGAACACGTGGTGCGTGAAGGCACTGTGCTAGTGGTGCTTTCGGATCGTGCTTTAGTCAAAGGCAAACTGCCAATTCCTGCAGCAATGGCGGTCGGAGCGGTTCAAACTCGCCTGATCGATGCGAACTTACGTTGTGATGCCAACATTGTGGTTGAGACTGCAACAGCTCGTGACCCACACCAATTTGCTGTCTTGCTTGGCTTTGGCGCCACTGCAGTTTACCCATACCTAGCTTATGAAGCGCTAGGTAAACTGATTGATGATAAAGCGCTAGAAAAAGACTATCGCGATGTGATGCAAAATTACCAATACGGCATCAACAAAGGTCTGTACAAGATCATGTCGAAAATGGGGATTTCTACCATCGCCTCTTACCGCTGCTCGCAACTGTTTGAAGCAGTAGGCTTGAGCCAAGAAGTGGTCGATTTGTGCTTTAAAGGTGTTACAACTCGTATTGAAGGCGCGAACTTCGACGACTTCCAACAAGATTTGTACAACCTTTCTCGTAAAGCTTGGGCGAAACGTAAAGCCATCGAGCATGGCGGCTTATTGAAATACGTCCACGGTGGTGAATATCACGCCTACAACCCAGACGTGGTTGGCACACTGCAAACTGCGGTGAAATCAGGCGAAAGTAATGATTATCAGAGCTTTGCTAAGCAGGTGAACCAACGCCCTGTTGCCATGCTACGAGACTTAATGTCGCTGAAAAAATCAGACTCACCGCTACCTTTAGAGCAAATTGAGCCTAGCACTGAGCTCTTCAAACGCTTTGATTCTGCGGCGATGTCCATTGGCGCACTTAGCCCAGAAGCGCACGAAGCACTTGCAACAGCGATGAACCGCCTTGGCGGTTACTCTAACTCGGGTGAAGGCGGTGAAGATCCACGTCGCTTCGGTACAGAGCGTAACTCGCGTATCAAACAGATTGCTTCAGGTCGATTTGGTGTTACGCCTCACTACCTAACCAATGCAGACGTGCTGCAGATCAAGGTCGCACAGGGTGCGAAGCCGGGTGAAGGTGGTCAGTTACCAGGACACAAAGTCACCGCAGAAATCGCAAAACTGCGTTATTCGGTACAGGGGGTGACTCTGATCTCCCCTCCTCCGCACCACGATATTTATTCAATTGAAGATTTAGCCCAGCTGATCTTCGACCTAAAACAAGTCAATCCAAACGCGCTGGTTTCGGTGAAGTTAGTTTCTGAACCAGGCGTCGGCACCATCGCAACAGGTGTCGCGAAAGCTTACGCAGATCTCATTACCATTTCAGGTTACGACGGTGGTACCGCAGCAAGCCCACTAACCTCAGTGAAATACGCAGGTAGCCCTTGGGAACTGGGACTGGCAGAGACACAACAAGCACTGGTTGCTAATGGTCTACGCCATAAGATCCGTCTGCAAGTAGATGGCGGTTTAAAAACGGGGCTAGACGTGGTGAAAGCAGCGATTCTCGGTGCGGAAAGCTTCGGTTTTGGTACTGCGCCAATGGTGGCAATGGGTTGTAAGTTCCTACGTATTTGTCATCTCAACAACTGTGCCACAGGGGTTGCAACTCAAGACGAGACATTGCGTAAAGAGTACTTCAAAGGCTTGCCGGAAATGGTGATGAACTACTTCATCGGTCTGGCGGACGAAGTACGCGGATTACTTGCTGAACTTGGCGTTGAAAAACTGACTGACTTGATTGGTCGTACCGATTTGTTGGAAACCGTTGAAGGCCTGACAGCAAAACAAACCAAGCTGGATTTGTCGAATATCCTTGAGGCTCCAGTCTCTCCAGAAGGACACCTTCTTTACTGGACACAACCAAATACACCATTTGATAAAGCAGAGCTAAACAACAAGATCATCGAAGACGCACTGCAGGCAGTTGAGAAACGTCAATCTGCTAGCTTCTTCTACAACGTGATCAACACCGACCGTTCTGTGGGTGCTCGCCTATCAGGTGAAATCGCTCAGCGCTACGGCAACCAAGGCATGGCGGCGACGCCAATCAAACTGCACTTGGATGGCACTGCTGGTCAGTCATTTGGCGTTTGGAACGCGGGTGGCATAGAGCTTTACCTCACTGGTGATGCCAACGACTACGTAGGTAAAGGCATGGCTGGCGGTAAGGTGGTTATCAAACCTCACCTTGGCACTGCATTTAAGTGTAATGAAGCGACCATCATTGGTAACACCTGTCTGTACGGTGCGACCGGCGGTAAGCTGTTTGCGGCGGGTAAAGCCGGTGAGCGTTTCGGCGTACGTAACTCAGGTACGATTGCCGTCATTGAAGGTGCTGGCGATAACGCTTGTGAGTACATGACTGGCGGTATTGTTGCCATTCTTGGCGCAACAGGCGTGAACTTTGGCGCAGGTATGACTGGCGGTTTTGCTTACGTATTGGATGAGAACCAAGACTTCCAAGGTCGCGTGAACAACGAATCGGTTGAAGCGATATCTCTGTCAGATCTCTATATCCACCAAGAGCACTTACGTGGTCTGATTGCCGAACATCTCGAAGAAACCGGCTCTAGCCACGCAGAAGATATCTTGGCGAACTTTGATGAATGGATTCCAAAGTTCTACTTGGTGAAACCACAAGCGGCGGACTTGCGCACGTTACTTGGTCACCAGAGTCGCAGTGCCGCAGAACTGCGCGTTCAAGCCCAGTAA
- the truB gene encoding tRNA pseudouridine(55) synthase TruB produces MARRRKGRPINGVVLLDKPTGISSNDALQKVKRIYFAEKAGHTGALDPLATGMLPICLGEATKFSQFLLDSDKRYRVIAKLGERTNTSDSDGEVVETRPVNVVLEQLEACIDKFRGESDQIPSMFSALKYQGKPLYEYARQGIDVPRESRKITVYEIILHRFESDEVEMEVHCSKGTYIRTIVDDLGEMLGCGAHVTMLRRTAVANYPYEKMVTLEQLNDLLEQAQCEEIPPRELLDPLLLPMDTAVEDLPEVNLNAELSNLVQHGMPVQVFGAPEGTPLRMTSGEEKLFIGVAEVNDDGKVAPKRLVVFRNEAE; encoded by the coding sequence ATGGCTCGTCGTCGTAAAGGTCGTCCAATTAATGGTGTTGTCCTTTTGGATAAGCCTACAGGCATTTCATCTAATGATGCGCTGCAAAAAGTAAAACGTATTTATTTTGCAGAAAAAGCAGGTCATACCGGTGCACTGGATCCCCTAGCGACAGGTATGCTGCCAATTTGTCTTGGTGAAGCAACTAAATTTTCTCAATTTCTATTAGATTCAGATAAGCGCTACCGTGTTATCGCTAAATTGGGTGAACGTACTAATACATCAGATTCTGATGGTGAAGTCGTTGAAACTCGCCCAGTTAACGTGGTTCTTGAGCAGCTAGAAGCGTGTATTGATAAGTTTCGTGGCGAATCTGATCAAATACCATCAATGTTCTCTGCGTTAAAATACCAAGGAAAGCCTTTGTATGAATATGCGCGGCAAGGTATCGATGTTCCGCGTGAATCTCGCAAGATCACGGTATACGAAATTATTCTGCATCGTTTTGAAAGCGATGAAGTTGAGATGGAAGTCCATTGCTCGAAAGGTACTTATATTCGAACGATCGTCGACGATCTTGGTGAGATGCTTGGTTGTGGTGCTCATGTCACTATGCTGCGTCGTACTGCGGTTGCAAACTACCCGTATGAGAAAATGGTCACGCTTGAGCAGCTTAACGACTTGCTTGAACAAGCACAGTGCGAAGAGATTCCTCCACGAGAATTGCTTGACCCTCTATTGCTGCCAATGGACACAGCCGTTGAAGATTTACCGGAAGTTAATCTCAATGCAGAGCTGAGCAATTTAGTTCAGCACGGAATGCCAGTACAAGTATTTGGAGCCCCTGAAGGAACGCCACTGCGTATGACATCTGGTGAAGAGAAGCTTTTCATTGGAGTTGCAGAAGTGAATGATGACGGGAAGGTTGCTCCGAAACGCTTGGTTGTGTTTCGTAATGAGGCTGAGTGA
- the rbfA gene encoding 30S ribosome-binding factor RbfA codes for MSKEFSRTQRVAQQLQKELAMILQREVRDSRLGMVTISDVEVSRDLAYAKVFVTFLCVGEQTPESCLAALREHEAHIRMMLGKRIRLRLTPEVRFYYDNTLVEGMRMSNLVSEVVNEDKRKQKNSGREDDQAGDE; via the coding sequence ATGTCAAAAGAATTTAGCCGCACGCAGCGTGTTGCCCAACAGCTGCAAAAAGAACTTGCGATGATCCTACAGCGTGAAGTTCGAGACTCTCGTTTAGGGATGGTGACTATTTCGGATGTAGAAGTGTCTCGTGACCTTGCTTATGCAAAAGTTTTTGTGACATTTTTATGCGTGGGTGAGCAAACTCCAGAATCTTGTTTAGCAGCACTGCGCGAGCATGAAGCGCATATTCGCATGATGCTAGGTAAGCGTATTCGTTTGCGCCTTACACCAGAAGTACGTTTCTACTACGACAATACATTAGTTGAAGGTATGCGTATGTCGAATCTGGTTTCTGAAGTGGTAAATGAAGATAAGCGCAAGCAGAAAAACTCTGGCCGCGAAGATGATCAGGCAGGGGACGAGTAA